In the genome of bacterium, the window ATCGTGAACAGCGATGGAACATTCGAGCGTTACCTGCGCGGTGGTACCGGCGATCTGATCTGTCCGAATCCACGCGTCGGTGATTTCCATAGGTTCGCAAAGTAAAATCTCCACCGGCCGCCAAATGCCGATTGTAACCAATCGTGGGGCGATATCCCAACCGTAACTGGCCTGCGCCTTGCGGGTGCACAACCGCTGCGGCGGCGTTCGCGCTAAAAGAGTATCGCGATGAATGCGGGGGCTGTAGGCCGGCGAGGCCAGGCACACGCGCAGATCGTTCTCGCCGTCGAGGAGCTCGGAGGTGATGTCGATTCGCAAAGGGGTGAACATGTTCCGGTGGCAGGCCAGTCGGTGGCCGTTGAGATAGACGGTGGCAAACGTGTCCAGTCCATGAAACAGCAGAAAGATCTTTTTTTCTCTTTTTTTCCTTTCCGCCTCCGGCAGGTGAAACGTGGTGCGATACCACCAGTCTTTTTCCTCCATCCACAGACAGTGATCGCTCTCCAGGCCGAAAAAAGGATCCGCGATCAGGCCCGCGGCCATCAAGTCCAGGTGAACGTCTCCGGGTACCACAGCCGGCAGCCATCCCTCGGTTTTTTCATCCCGGTGGAAATCGAACCGTTCTCCACGGCCATGGTCGCAGTAACGGAGCAGCCAGTTTTTATGAATGAATTCCGATTTCTTCATAAAAAGAGTTTACCATCATTTTACGCATCACGACGGGCGCCAGGGATACTGCGTAAGGGATACGAGGCGGTCATCGCCGGCGCAGCAACGCGGCCTGGAAAAACCGCTATCGTATCAGCATCATTTTCTTTGTCGCTCTGAAATCCGGTGAATTAAAAACGCAAAAATAAACACCGCTGCAGATATTTTCATGATTATTATCTTTTGCATTCCATACAACGGTCTGATGTCCGGCTGGGCACTGCTCGCAAAGCAGATTTCGCACCAGTCTGCCGTTGATATCATAGATCGTGATCGTCACCAGGCCTGGTTTGGTCAACGTAAACTCGATTGTAGTCGCCGGATTGAAAGGATTAGGATAATTTTGCAGCAGCCGAAAATGTTCCGGCAAGGCACTACAAGTTTTATTCACGGCTGTGATGGCCTGATGTTCACTCTCTAAAATATATAAAGTTGGAATGCCTCGAGTCACCATATTATCCGTATCCACGGCGCCCAGGATTAATTCTCGTTTACCGTCCCCATCCATATCCAGCAGAGGAAATCCATAACGAGCGCCGGTTTGCATTTCCCACATCGTGGCATTCATCAGATCGCCGTTGGGAAAATACATCTTGGTGTAGGTAAAAGAAAAGGACGACAACTCGCCGGCAAAACCGCCTTGATACTCGATATCGATCAGGCTATTGATGTCCTTGGAAAAAAAATAAATATCCGGTTTGCCGTCGCCGTCTTGATCGCCCAGATGACCGCCGATGCACATGTTAGTGGCGCCGGGCTCGCTCTGCTTTGGCACGACTCGATTAAGCAATAAAATATTATAGTCCGACAAGGTGGATTGAAAGTCCTGATAGGCTTGCGTGTACCATACCTGCCCGTCCAGATCGCCGAAAAAAATGTCTTCCAACGCATCCCCATCAAAGTCGGCCACGATGGGCCAGCTCGGCAGATGATAAAACAGTGCATCGCTCAACCGGGAGACCACAATCGGGTCATACTGATCATTGCCTGCGGTACGAATCCCCATCAGCGTCTGGGCATGATCACTCACGAAGATATTGTCCATCAAGCCATCCTTGTCAATGTCGATATAGCTGTTATAAACGCCGAAAAACCGCATGCCGTTCGCCAAAGAACCACTAGTATACCGGAGGGATATCTGGGGGGATTCTGTGTCGAAATTTGTCATTTCCAAAATGTTGATGATAGTGCCCTCGTTCCACCGGACCACCTGACCGCCCCACACAGTGAGCTTGGCATCTACGGCTATAATATCCCAATCCTGATCGCCGTCCAAGTCCTTGAAATCCCACACGCCTCTATCAAAACCATGCCCTTCGGCGATGCCATACCAAAAGGATCTGGGAATCCGGTTCGTTGTTTTGACAGGCTCCAAAAAACCACCGGAAAAGTCGGCGTTAAGATTTTTACCGTTCCATTCATGAATGGTCATCCATTGCTGCAAGGTGGCCGCATCTTGATGGATCTTCACCAGCTCGAGTTTTCCGTCACGATCCAAATCGAAAAAATTGAGCAGTTCATTATCCCTGTAGACAATATGATATTGGTCGTCTGCAAAAGCCTCATACAACAGGTAGGTCTGGGTAGTCACATCCCAGACCAGGAATTCGCCCCAACCATCGCCGTCGATATCCATGCCGGCATTGACCAGATTGCCTTTGACAAAATCGCTCAAAGAGGAATGCCATACCTGTTTGAATTTGTTCCCATTATCGCTCTGGGCATTGGTATAGTTGAAGAGCATCAGGCTGCCAATGAACGCTATAAAGAACTTTTTCATTTTCATTCTCCTTTCCCATGGTCGATGGATCGACAGGGGGGTGTCGTCAATTCGTATGCCGCCTTAGCAACGTTTCAGCGCACCCAACAGTTCTCTTTCCCCTTGTTGGTCGCACCTCGACTGCGACATGGTGTAAAAAATAAGGGCTGTAGCTCATCAACGAGATGCTAGCGCACGTACAACATCTTTCTCGTACTGGTCATCGAACCGGCAGAAAGGCGATAGGTGTACAGACCGCTGGGCAGGGGCTGGTTGCGATCATCGCTTCCATGCCAGCGCACGCTGTGCATGCCTGCGGTCTGAACCGCATCAACCAGAACCGCCACTCTTTGGCCGGTCACATTGTATATCTCGAGCAAAACCGTACCGGCCGTCGGCAACGTATAGTCGATGCGCGTCTCCGGGTTAAAGGGATTCGGATAATTCTGCGCCAGGTTAAAAACCTGCGGGACCAGTGCAGGGTGAGCGGAAACGCCGGTGCCGCTGGATTCGGTGATCTTGTGATATTGATTGATCGCCAGATCCTTTAAGACCTCGACGTTGCCCAAGGGCCAGCGAATGACCACTGAATCGATGCGGGTGGTCTTGCCTATGCCGAAATGGACATAGGGACTGTCCTGGATCTTCCAGGTGTTGGCTGCCTTGGTCCAGCGTATCTGA includes:
- a CDS encoding T9SS type A sorting domain-containing protein, translated to MKKFFIAFIGSLMLFNYTNAQSDNGNKFKQVWHSSLSDFVKGNLVNAGMDIDGDGWGEFLVWDVTTQTYLLYEAFADDQYHIVYRDNELLNFFDLDRDGKLELVKIHQDAATLQQWMTIHEWNGKNLNADFSGGFLEPVKTTNRIPRSFWYGIAEGHGFDRGVWDFKDLDGDQDWDIIAVDAKLTVWGGQVVRWNEGTIINILEMTNFDTESPQISLRYTSGSLANGMRFFGVYNSYIDIDKDGLMDNIFVSDHAQTLMGIRTAGNDQYDPIVVSRLSDALFYHLPSWPIVADFDGDALEDIFFGDLDGQVWYTQAYQDFQSTLSDYNILLLNRVVPKQSEPGATNMCIGGHLGDQDGDGKPDIYFFSKDINSLIDIEYQGGFAGELSSFSFTYTKMYFPNGDLMNATMWEMQTGARYGFPLLDMDGDGKRELILGAVDTDNMVTRGIPTLYILESEHQAITAVNKTCSALPEHFRLLQNYPNPFNPATTIEFTLTKPGLVTITIYDINGRLVRNLLCEQCPAGHQTVVWNAKDNNHENICSGVYFCVFNSPDFRATKKMMLIR